TTGACCGGGCAACCCAGGTTAAGATCGACTAAATCCGGCTTGAAGGCGGCCACTTTTTTAACGGCTGCCGCCATATATTCCGGTTTGGAGCCAAAAAGTTGAATGCCAACCGGGTGTTCATCAGGGGCGATATCAATCATATTGAACGTTTTTTCCTGGTTCATATAAATTGCGTCGGCGGAAATCATTTCCGTATAAGTCAGGGAAGCGCCATATCGCCGGGCCAGCAACCTGAAGGGGCGGTTGGAAATACCGGCCAGAGGCGCCAAAAACAACCGGCCCTTTATGGTCAAGTTTCCAATCTGCATGCCGACAATATAATTAAGCCAAAATGCAATGGCAAGCTGAGAGATTATATTGAGTTTTATTTGTCTATAAGGTTGATATTTTATATAAGGAAATTATAGGTTCTTGAAAGGAGTCCCGTATGCCGGAGATTATAGTCAAGTACGAGGACAAGATAATTGAGAGGGTGGTCTCGGAAAAAAAGCGGATCAGCATCGGGCGCACCCCCGACAATGATATTGTCCTGGACAACCGCGGAGTCTCGCGAAAACATGCACAAATCGAGTTCAATGACAACGCTGCCGTTATTATCGATAATGAATCTTTAAACGGGACCTTTGTCAATAACCGCAAGGTCGGCGAGGAAATTCTTCGCGACGGCGATGATATTACCATCGGCAAATACACTCTGACATATCAGAGTCAGGTCCAGAGAGAAGATACGGGCGCGCATCTTGACGGAACCATGGTTTTGAAGACCAAGAAACATAAGGAACTGATAAAACGCGACCAGTACGAGAAGGAACTTGTTCAGCAGATGGGCGGGTCGGTCTTGCTCGGCGAAGAGAATACTGATTTTTCCGAGTACCAGATTGATCAAAATGTCACGACCATCGGCAAGGCGAAATTCGTTCATGTTCATGCCAAGGGATTTATGCTGTCGGGCATTCAGGCCAAGATCGTCAAGGAACAGGAGCAGTATGCGATCGTAAATCTGGGCCGTAAGGGAAAAACAAAGGTAAACGGCGAACCGATCAGCCGCCAGAGCCTTAAAAACGGAGATCTTATTCAGGTTGGGAAATCTGTCTATACTTTTGTAGAAGGACGATAACCAATGAAAATCGCTTTAATATCGGACGTTCACGGTAACCTGGAAGCATTGGAAATGGTCCTTCGCGACATAGAAAAACAGGGCGCGGAGAAAATTCATTTTCTCGGCGATGCTGTCGGATACGGATGCAATCCTAATGAATGCGTCAAGCTGATCGACAGACATTGCGATATAAGATTGCTGGGCAACCATGATTATGCCGCCATGGGACTGGAATCGACCGAGAACTTCAATCAGCTGGCGAAGGCGTCGATGAACTGGACCCAGACCATGCTCAAATCAAAATCAATCAGTATCCTGGCTGATTTTGAAATGGAAGCTGTCTTTCTGGATTATTATCTGGTTCATTCGTCACCGACAGAGCCGGAAAAATGGCGCTATATTCTTAATATTGATCAATCCCGAATCCATTTTGAGAATTTTTCCCAGGCTTTTTGTTTTGTCGGACATTCACACAGCCCGACCTTCTTCGAAAAGGACCGTGAGGGTCAGATTACGCAGCATTTCAAACCGGAGATGAAGTTTAACGAAGGGTACAGATATATAATCAATATTGGGTCCGTCGGACAACCACGCGACAATGATCCGCGCGCATGTTACGTCATTGTGGACACCGATAACAAGGGAATATGTTACAGGCGGATAGAATACGATATTCTTAAAACACAGGAAAAGATGCGAAAGGCAAAGCTCCCCGATTTTCTAATTGAAAGGCTGGCGGTAGGAGCTTGAGGGAGTAACGATGCTTAAGAAGTACTCATCATATATACTCTGTTTTCTGGTGTCATTATTTGTTGTGGCCCTTTTTACCAATAATTTCTCCCCTCTCGTAAGGCTTGAGTGGAAGATACAGGATATGCTATATACATTCAGGGGCGAGGACAATTTTTCTACAAATATTGTTCTCATCGACATCGATGACAGGACCCTGAATGCTTACGGCGACTGGCCCTGGGGCAGGGATAAAATCGCCGACCTTCTCGCAGCAGTGGGAAGCGGTGAGCCGAAAACCATTTTACTGGATATGTATTTTGCCCCCGATATTAACGAGGACACTTCCGGACATACCGAAATTCTGGCCGGCCAGATGTCATGGATAAAGAATGTCGTAGTTCCTTATGAATTGAGCCCGTCGGAAATCATGAAGAATAAGATATCAACCCCCAAGTATTTATATAATTCGGCCATGCAGGTCACCTCGGACCTGGGCATATTGGATGAAAACGCCAGCCTCCTGACACACAAGATATTTCTTCCGCCCGATCCGATATGTGAATATGCCGGCGGCCTGGGCTTCAAATACAATGTCTTCGACAAAGACCGTAAAATCAGGTGGCAGCCATTGATAGCTTATTACGAAGGATATTACTATCCATCGGTCGCCCTCATGGCCGCGGCGAATTACAAGAGTATAGAGCCGTCATCGATGGTTATCGACGGCGGTACAAGCATCAGAGTCGGCACCACCCTGATCCCGACCAATGAGCATGGCGAATTATTCATTAATTATAATAAACCGGGAAAATCATTCCAGCAAGTTTCCGCGGCCGACGTCCTTAGTGAGAGTTACAAAGCCTCGAATCTCAAGGGAAAACTTGCCATAATTTCGGTTTCCTCGGAATTTATTTCAGATTTTTATAATACTCCGATTGCCGATAATCTCCATTCGACCGAGAAAACCGCCAATGTTATTGAGAACATCGTAAATTCCAACTTTATCAAACGCCTGGACTCCTCACCCGGCCGAGACACTTTGCTGCTTATCACTCTTGGTGTACTGTTCGCATTTATTCTGCCACGGGTGTCAATGATGTATCGCTTGATAATCATGATTGCGAGTCTTTTCTTGCTGGCCAATATCAACTTCGTCCTTTTCAACTCGTACCAGATCCTGACTCATTCGTTATACCTGGGATTGGAAATGATTTTATTGCTGTTCATCGCGCCGTTTCTGGATAATGACTTTCTGTCAAAATTGTCACGAATACAAATCGGTTTCAAAGCTGATGCCGAATCGACCACTCTTCCCAAGGTGAAATTATCCGAAAAGGCCCTAAACCGCTCAATGGACCATAAATCAGCTGAACAAAAAGCCGCTCCTGCCGTGCGAAAAGACGGACGCCCGGGCCATAGGGATGAAATGGCCGATACACCGACACAGGCAGCGGCTGTCTCAAAGAGCGAAGGAATCGCCACTCAGGCATATGATACACCTCAACCGGGACGATCCGATGTGGAAACCGTCGCAAATGATATGGCCGACGCGAAATACAATCAAGCTGAAGAAGAACATCCGTTCGAGCACGCGCCGGTGATCGAAAATTTGGAGATTGAAAACGATTCCAACGGAATTCTTACCGACAGCGGGCAGATTAACAGCCTGGGAAGGTATAAAGTCCTCGGTGTGGTCGGCAAAGGCGCTATGGGTACCGTTTACAAGGGTACCGATCCGGCCATTAACAGAAATGTCGCACTGAAGACAATCCGGCTGGATTTTGTCAACGATCCCGAAGAATACAACGAACTCAAGGAGCGGCTGTCACGCGAGGCACGCGCCGCCGGTATGCTTTCGCATCCGAACATCGTAACGATTTACGACGTCGGCAACGAAGGCAAGCTGCAGTACATCGCCATGGAATTTCTCGAAGGCCAGACGCTGGAGGATATGATTCGGCGCAAGGCAAAATTCAATTATCGAATAATCGCCCAGATTATCACCCAGATATGTTCCGCCCTCGATTATGCCCACAATCAGGGTATCGTTCACCGCGATATTAAACCGGCCAATATAATGGTTCTCAGTGATTATCGCGTGAAGGTCATGGATTTTGGTATTGCCCGTGTCGATTCATCGTCGATGACCAGAACCGGTATCGCAATGGGAACGCCGAACTACATTTCACCGGAGCAGTTACAGGGCAAGATGGTCGATCGTCGCTGCGATATTTTCAGCCTTGGCGTCATGTTATATGAGATGCTTTTGCACCGGCGTCCTTTCCGGGGTGAAAATTTGACCTCGCTGATATATAATATTGTCAACGGTGAAGTGGAACTCCCGTCAAGCGTTGATAAATCGATTCCGTATATTTTTGACAGGATAATCGATAAGGCCCTGAAGAAAGAGCCGAACGAAAGATATCAAAACGCGGGGGAATTATCGACGGCCCTGGCCGGCTTCCTGGAAACTTTTACGCCCAAAAGAGCCACGACGGTATAAGAAGGATCACGAATCCTTCTTATCCGGATTGATGATTTCTTCGGCCAGAGACAGAGCCACGCCGGAAAGCATAACTTCCACACCAAGCTGGGTGAAATCGCTTGATATCAATTGGCGATCGATCCCGGCATACAATGAGCAGGAAGCGCCTTTTTCCACAACCAGCCCCGACAATAGGTCCTTTGCCTCGCAGATAAAAGTGACTTCCCCCAATTCCTCGGAGACGACATACCCGGAGCAATTGTGAATTTGAAGGTGGGAGTTACCCGTGTAAACGACCACCAGCATTCCCCTGAACGTGCCCAGAAGTATTTCCGGGAATATTTCAAGTACAAGAACCCTCTTCTCCGATTTATTGGAGATTTTCATCCGAAAATGATCCTTGTCGAAACCGGTCTTTTCGGGTTCAAGGACTTTGGTAATTTTATTGAAATCTGCTTCTGTAAATCTAGCCATCTTTCTTTTCGCCGGAATTGTTTTCTTTCTTGTCAGCTTCTTTCGTACCGGATTTAATTTCGCTCTGGGTATCCTTTAACGCGCTTTTGAATTCGCGAATACCCTTGCCCAGACCCTGAGCAATATCGGGCAATCTTTTGGCACCGAAAAGCAACAAAATCACCAGGAATATCAGCGCCAATTCCCACGGTCCCATGCCGAACATACTTTATCTCCCCGCTAAATGTTTTCCTAAATATACCACCATCTAAAGTATATTATAACCAATAATACGCCCAAAACAGACATAAAGTTTATTTTGAACATCAATCCCACTGTAAAAGATATGGAATACAACTCTACCCGAGTCGGCTCAAAACCGATTCGCAGGGATTTTGAGAACAGCGTCTTGGCGGCGCCGGGAGGGAGAAAGGACCCGATAACTTCGCCCACGAACCCGCCAAGAATGGCTCCCAGCAGCAGGGCGACTATGATAAAGGTTATTTCACGGTTTTTCAACTCCAACCCTTTCCATGATATATTTTCTCATTGAAAGGAAAATTTTCAGCCCGTCCGAGGAGCCCAGGATATCCTCGACAGCCCGTTCGGGGTGAGGCATCATTCCCACAACATTTCCTTTTTCGTTGGTGATCCCGCCGATATTATACATCGAACCATTCGGATTACTTTCGGGGTTAATATTGCCATCCTTGTCGCAATATCGAAATAAAATCTGATTGTTTGCTTTCAGTTTCTCAAGATCGCCCTGGAAATTATAATAATTTCCATCCTTATGCGCAATCGGGATCTTCAATATTTCGCCGGGCCGGCATTCATTGGTAAAAGGACCGGCCGTATGTTCGACCCTGAGATATACGAATTTGCAGGAAAACCGCAGATGCTCGTTGCGCATCAGAGCCCCCGGCAAAAGACCCGATTCGACCAGGACCTGAAAGCCGTTGCAAATACCGATAACCAATCCGCCTTCCTGCGCGAACTTCATGACCGATTTCATAATCGGCGAGAAGCGCGCAATCGCCCCCGACCTGAGATAATCGCCGTATGAAAATCCTCCGGGGAGAATGATCACATCGGACCCGTTCAGGTCGTCGGACTGATGCCACAGAAATTCAACATCCTCACCGATCAGCCGGGCGGCCGAATAGGCATCATAATCGCAATTTGAGCCCGGGAAAGTCACGACGCCGAATTTCATTTTTCAAACTCCACTTGATAATTCTCTATGACCGGATTGGCCAGAAGCTTGCCGCAGATTTCCTCAATTTTATTTTCGATTTTGCCATCGCCGGCCTCGACTTCCAGTTCAAAAAAACGCCCGGAACGAACCGACTTGACCATATCATAACCCATGTTCGAAATCGCGCGCTGAATTGTTACTCCCTGCGGATCAAGAACACCGTCTTTTAGCCGAACATAAACAACTGCTTTTCTATTGCTCATCACCGTTCTCCAGCTTTCGGTTATCACGAGACTGGTGTTTTCGTACCAGCCCGACACCGAGATAAAAAAACCGATACATTTCCCTAACAAGACCAATTATAATATAAACAGCAAAGATAGGAAATAATAAAAGTCTTGGCTGTATAAGTGCCGCCAGGGCCGCGCCAATCATAAAAAGCAGCTTTATGCGATTTTTGCGGTTGTTAAAATTGTCCGGCATGGCGTCATATTCAATTTGTGAGACCATCAGGGCCGCGACCAGAATCACCATTGAAACCAGATACTGGCTGTATTCGAGTTGCCCCCAGAGATGATAACTGAAAATAACATATCCGACCAGCAGCATCGCCGCGCCCGGCGTCGGCAATCCCAGGAACTCCTTTTTTTCATCAGTCTGGGCCAGCAGATTAAATCGCGCCAGCCGGTAACTGGCCGCCATTATATATACAATGCTGATAGCCCAGCCCCATTTGCCCATAGAACTAAGTTTGACGACATACATGATAACGGCGGGAGCGACACCGAACGAGAGAAAGTCGGCCAGTGAATCCAGCTCGACACCAAAATCGGAGACGGTCCCCGAAAGACGGGCGATTTTGCCATCAAGGATATCGAGGAAGCCGGCCAGCACAATCAGCCAGCAGGCGGTTGTAACTTCGCCCTCAAAAACCGATAATATCGCCAGAAAACCACAGACGGCATTGCCCATGGTAAATGTACTGGGAACAACTCCCTTAAAACTGCTTACTTGCATATATAATCCCACATAATGTTCAACTCTTTAGTCGGCCGATTATGGAAACACCTGCTTTTACCCTGTCTCCCGTTTTCACTCCCACTTCAATATTATTCGGAAGAAATATCTCGGCCCGTGAGCCGAAATGAATCATACCATATATTTCGCCGGCTGTAACTTTTTGACCGGGTTTGACCGGGCATTCTATTCTCCGGGCCAGAATGCCTGCGATTTGCTTGAAAATGATCCTTCCGCCCTCGAATTCAAGGCCGATTTCGGTATGCTCATTTTCCTCCGAGGCCTTATCGAGAAAAGCCTTAAGAAATTTACCCGGTATATATTTAACGTAATCCAGACGGCCGGCTACGGGAATTCGATTTAAATGCGGGTCCATGACCGACATAAAAATCGATACTTTTTTGCCGGAACCTCCTATATAATCATTTTTTATCTCCTCAATCGATAACACGCGGCCATCAGCGGAAGATAATATCAGTCCCGGCTCCGCCGGGATGACCCTGACCGGATTCCGGTAGAAATACACAAGAAACAGAGCCAAAACCGCCAAAATGGCCCCGGCAACGGAAAATCCCAGCGAATCCCGGTAAGCCGACCAGAGGCTGCAGGCAATGGCCAGGACAAAGCCGATCAGGATGAATTTGATTCCCGGAGCCGCTATCATTTGCCAAATACCCGCTTGAAAATTTTATCCACGTTTTTAAAATAATAATCAAGTTCGAATGATTCTTCGATTTCTTTTGCAGATAGAATACTTGTAATGTCCTTATCCTTCATGACCAGTTCCTTAAATCCGGGACCACCCTGATAAGCTTCCATAGCGGCGCGCTGGACCATGCGATAGGCCTTATCGCGGTCGCCCAGAGCGTCGGTTAATTTAAGCAGCAGCCTTTGCGAAAAGACAATGCCGCCATAAATATTAATGTTTTCCATCATTCTTTTCGGGTTTATGGCCAGACGGTCCAGAATATCATTAAGAAGTTTCAATCCGTAATCGGTCAGAATGGTGCTATCCGGTATTATTACTCTCTCGGCCGAACTGTGGGCGATATCGCGCTCGTGCCAGAGGGGAACATTTTCCATCGCCGTTATCGAATAGCCGCGGATAAGCCGCGCAATGCCCGATAATCTTTCGGACGTGATCGGGTTTTTCTTGTGCGGCATCGCCGATGAACCTTTTTGCCCTTTGGCGAATCCTTCCTGGATTTCACCGATTTCGGTCCGATGCAAATTTCTGATTTCGGTCCCGAATTTTTCCACCGAAGACATCAGAATGGCCATGGCGGTAATATATTCGGCGTGGCGATCGCGCTGGATAACCTGCGTCGAAACCTTATCCACCTGCAAACCCAGCAGCTTGCAAACACGGGCCTCGATGCGCGGATCGATATTGGCAAAATTGCCGACCGCGCCCGAGATCGCCCCCACGGCGGCATTCTCGGCGGCAACTTTAAATCGCTCTCTCCCCCGCTCCAGTTCGGTGTACCACACCGAAAACTTCAGGCCAAGGGTGGTCGGTTCGGCGGCGACTCCATGCGTGCGCCCGATGATCGGCGTCATTTTATATTTCATGGCCAGTTTTTTGATTTTCGCCAGAGCGGTCACCAGTTTTTTATCGATCAGGAGGGCCGCCAGTTTCATCTGCAACGAAAGGGCGGTATCGAGCATATCGGATGACGTCATGCCATAATGGATATATTTAGCATCCGGGCCGACAAATTCGGAGACTGAGGTTAGAAAGGCAATGACATCATGATTGGTGACGGCTTCGACTTCATTTATCCGATCAATATTGAAGTCAGCCTTTTTAATAATATTCTTCAAGGCCTTTTGCGGAATCATGCCCATTTCGGCCATAGCCCTGC
This genomic interval from candidate division Zixibacteria bacterium HGW-Zixibacteria-1 contains the following:
- a CDS encoding metallophosphoesterase, translated to MKIALISDVHGNLEALEMVLRDIEKQGAEKIHFLGDAVGYGCNPNECVKLIDRHCDIRLLGNHDYAAMGLESTENFNQLAKASMNWTQTMLKSKSISILADFEMEAVFLDYYLVHSSPTEPEKWRYILNIDQSRIHFENFSQAFCFVGHSHSPTFFEKDREGQITQHFKPEMKFNEGYRYIINIGSVGQPRDNDPRACYVIVDTDNKGICYRRIEYDILKTQEKMRKAKLPDFLIERLAVGA
- a CDS encoding twin-arginine translocase TatA/TatE family subunit, translating into MFGMGPWELALIFLVILLLFGAKRLPDIAQGLGKGIREFKSALKDTQSEIKSGTKEADKKENNSGEKKDG
- a CDS encoding DUF4321 domain-containing protein, which gives rise to MSWKGLELKNREITFIIVALLLGAILGGFVGEVIGSFLPPGAAKTLFSKSLRIGFEPTRVELYSISFTVGLMFKINFMSVLGVLLVIIYFRWWYI
- a CDS encoding phosphoribosylformylglycinamidine synthase I, translating into MKFGVVTFPGSNCDYDAYSAARLIGEDVEFLWHQSDDLNGSDVIILPGGFSYGDYLRSGAIARFSPIMKSVMKFAQEGGLVIGICNGFQVLVESGLLPGALMRNEHLRFSCKFVYLRVEHTAGPFTNECRPGEILKIPIAHKDGNYYNFQGDLEKLKANNQILFRYCDKDGNINPESNPNGSMYNIGGITNEKGNVVGMMPHPERAVEDILGSSDGLKIFLSMRKYIMERVGVEKP
- a CDS encoding phosphoribosylformylglycinamidine synthase subunit PurS (With PurL and PurQ catalyzes the conversion of formylglycinamide ribonucleotide, ATP, and glutamine to formylglycinamidine ribonucleotide, ADP, and glutamate in the fourth step of the purine biosynthetic pathway) → MSNRKAVVYVRLKDGVLDPQGVTIQRAISNMGYDMVKSVRSGRFFELEVEAGDGKIENKIEEICGKLLANPVIENYQVEFEK
- the pssA gene encoding CDP-diacylglycerol--serine O-phosphatidyltransferase, with the translated sequence MQVSSFKGVVPSTFTMGNAVCGFLAILSVFEGEVTTACWLIVLAGFLDILDGKIARLSGTVSDFGVELDSLADFLSFGVAPAVIMYVVKLSSMGKWGWAISIVYIMAASYRLARFNLLAQTDEKKEFLGLPTPGAAMLLVGYVIFSYHLWGQLEYSQYLVSMVILVAALMVSQIEYDAMPDNFNNRKNRIKLLFMIGAALAALIQPRLLLFPIFAVYIIIGLVREMYRFFYLGVGLVRKHQSRDNRKLENGDEQ
- a CDS encoding phosphatidylserine decarboxylase family protein, encoding MIAAPGIKFILIGFVLAIACSLWSAYRDSLGFSVAGAILAVLALFLVYFYRNPVRVIPAEPGLILSSADGRVLSIEEIKNDYIGGSGKKVSIFMSVMDPHLNRIPVAGRLDYVKYIPGKFLKAFLDKASEENEHTEIGLEFEGGRIIFKQIAGILARRIECPVKPGQKVTAGEIYGMIHFGSRAEIFLPNNIEVGVKTGDRVKAGVSIIGRLKS
- a CDS encoding adenylosuccinate lyase, with product MIARYTLPEMGALWSDEAKYRHWLMVEIAVCRAMAEMGMIPQKALKNIIKKADFNIDRINEVEAVTNHDVIAFLTSVSEFVGPDAKYIHYGMTSSDMLDTALSLQMKLAALLIDKKLVTALAKIKKLAMKYKMTPIIGRTHGVAAEPTTLGLKFSVWYTELERGRERFKVAAENAAVGAISGAVGNFANIDPRIEARVCKLLGLQVDKVSTQVIQRDRHAEYITAMAILMSSVEKFGTEIRNLHRTEIGEIQEGFAKGQKGSSAMPHKKNPITSERLSGIARLIRGYSITAMENVPLWHERDIAHSSAERVIIPDSTILTDYGLKLLNDILDRLAINPKRMMENINIYGGIVFSQRLLLKLTDALGDRDKAYRMVQRAAMEAYQGGPGFKELVMKDKDITSILSAKEIEESFELDYYFKNVDKIFKRVFGK